DNA from Mesorhizobium sp. DCY119:
GAACACCGCCCCGGTAGGCCGGGGCGGCAAAAGCATGCTTTACGGACGCACCGCCGTCACCTCGATCTCAACCAGGAAGCCCGGGGCTGCAAGACCGGCAACCTGAAACACCGAGCGCGTCGGCAGGTTCGGCTGCTCCTTGGTGCCGAAGAACTGGGTGTAGCCTTCCATGAAGCCTGAGAAATCCATCTTGCCGTCCTTTGCCGGGTCGCCGACAAGGAACACCTGCATCTTGATGACGTCGCTCATTTTCAGGTCGAGGCCGGTGAGCGTCTTCTCGATGGATTTGAGTACCGATTCGGTCTGGGTCTTGGTATCGCCATAGGCGGCCAGAGAACCCTTTTCGGCCTTTTCATCGACCACCGAGGGCACGGCACCGCTGATATAGACGGTCGTCTTGCCGGCGGGTACCTCAACGGCCTGGGCGATCGGGAAGTCCGAATTCGGGATCTTGTGGCGCACGACATCTTCCGCCAGCGCGCTTCCCGCAATCATCAAGCCAGCCACCAGCGTGGCGGCGCCGATCCGCATCTTTTTCATCGCATTCTCCTTCATCAGATAATTGGCGAGGCGGCGGAAAGTAGAATTCCGCCGCCTCTCAGTTGTCATCGGCTACCGGCGACATCCTCGGCCGTCACGGCATCCTCGTAGTTGTTGCCGAAGTGGGTCCGCACATAGTTGACCACGGCAGCAATCTGGTCGTCGCTCATCATCTTGCCGACCGGCGGCATGCCCTTCAGGCCGTTCAGCAGAATGGTGATCGGGTAGCCGCTGGCCTCCAGATTGGCATTCTTGGCCAGCGCCGGATAATGGCCGGCGCCGACCGCACCCTGACCTTCGCTCATGTGGCAGGCGGCGCAGACGTTGGCGTAGAGTTCTTCACCGGTCTTTTCGGTGAAGTTGTTGCCGGAGCTGAAGGTGACGCCCGCCGAATCAGCAAGTGCGCCCGACATAGTGAACAGGCCGAAAGCGGCAGTGGCGGCGAGGCGGCTGAGCGCCCGGGAAGAGTGGGTGGTCATGATGACATGCCTTCCGGAATTGAGGGGAGAGGGATGGATCGTCATGGCCATCACCCCGCAACCACGCGCTGGTGCAACCGGGTGATCGCATCCAGCGAGGAGAGTATTGCCCCCTCCATCCAAGCCGGGATG
Protein-coding regions in this window:
- a CDS encoding RidA family protein, yielding MKKMRIGAATLVAGLMIAGSALAEDVVRHKIPNSDFPIAQAVEVPAGKTTVYISGAVPSVVDEKAEKGSLAAYGDTKTQTESVLKSIEKTLTGLDLKMSDVIKMQVFLVGDPAKDGKMDFSGFMEGYTQFFGTKEQPNLPTRSVFQVAGLAAPGFLVEIEVTAVRP
- a CDS encoding cytochrome c, with translation MTIHPSPLNSGRHVIMTTHSSRALSRLAATAAFGLFTMSGALADSAGVTFSSGNNFTEKTGEELYANVCAACHMSEGQGAVGAGHYPALAKNANLEASGYPITILLNGLKGMPPVGKMMSDDQIAAVVNYVRTHFGNNYEDAVTAEDVAGSR